The following are encoded together in the Armatimonadota bacterium genome:
- a CDS encoding V-type ATPase subunit, with the protein MPDDFGYINARVKGMRSRLLLPGRIEELLALPDLDGLLAALGNTPYGPELQEALTRYQGIRAVDEALMQHFQKNVRRILSFAEGRARQLIEVVLMDWDLHNLRAVLRAKHAGRNPEEVTENLVPAGQLTEVRLRELAQQPDVAAIASTLSTWGHPLAEALVEGLRDYQETKDLLALELGLDRHYFEWALRMARGSGRSESVVREIVQMEIDHTNVKTALKLQRIPDLPREDRRRFFLPGGAVVSPEVFLNLADPQTAEWGTRELRARGIHPEGSTIADQERSLDEEYARHLARLYLGDPLAIDVVIGFVAMLYSEIRNLRLIARSKVLGIPRDVVRREMALV; encoded by the coding sequence ATGCCGGACGACTTCGGGTACATCAACGCACGGGTCAAGGGCATGCGGTCCCGGTTGTTGCTGCCCGGCCGGATAGAGGAACTGCTGGCGCTGCCCGACCTCGACGGCTTGCTGGCGGCGCTGGGCAACACGCCCTATGGGCCCGAACTGCAAGAAGCCCTGACGCGCTATCAGGGCATCCGCGCCGTGGACGAAGCGCTGATGCAGCACTTCCAGAAGAACGTGCGCCGGATCCTCTCGTTCGCCGAGGGCAGGGCCAGGCAGCTGATCGAAGTCGTGTTGATGGACTGGGACCTCCACAACCTGCGTGCCGTTCTGCGGGCCAAGCACGCCGGCCGCAACCCGGAGGAGGTCACCGAGAACCTGGTGCCCGCTGGCCAGCTGACCGAGGTGCGCCTGCGCGAACTCGCCCAGCAGCCCGACGTCGCGGCGATCGCCTCCACACTGTCGACGTGGGGACACCCGCTGGCGGAGGCGCTGGTGGAGGGGCTGCGGGACTACCAGGAGACGAAGGACCTATTGGCGCTGGAACTCGGACTGGACCGCCACTACTTCGAGTGGGCGCTGCGGATGGCACGCGGATCCGGTCGCAGTGAGAGCGTCGTGCGCGAGATCGTCCAGATGGAGATCGATCACACCAACGTCAAGACGGCGCTGAAACTGCAGCGGATCCCGGACCTGCCGCGTGAGGACAGGCGCCGTTTCTTCCTCCCGGGTGGGGCCGTGGTCTCACCGGAGGTATTTTTGAACCTGGCCGATCCGCAGACGGCGGAGTGGGGCACCCGGGAGCTGCGCGCCCGCGGCATCCATCCGGAGGGCAGCACGATTGCCGACCAGGAGCGGTCGTTGGACGAGGAGTACGCGCGGCATCTGGCGCGCCTGTACCTGGGCGACCCGCTGGCCATCGACGTGGTGATCGGGTTTGTCGCGATGCTGTACAGCGAGATCCGCAACCTGCGGCTGATCGCCCGCAGCAAGGTGCTGGGCATCCCCCGCGACGTCGTGCGCAGGGAGATGGCCCTTGTGTAG
- a CDS encoding V-type ATP synthase subunit F, protein MATRIAILTDPETATGFRLAGVEVFEADTPQAALEILRSLMSGDYGLVAVNEALLAGTEDERARLMRGRDMPILVPFPAPKAQLESGEEYIARLVKENIGFYVKLK, encoded by the coding sequence ATGGCCACCCGGATCGCGATCCTGACCGATCCCGAGACCGCCACCGGTTTCCGGCTGGCCGGCGTCGAGGTCTTTGAGGCGGACACGCCGCAGGCGGCGCTGGAAATTCTGCGCAGCCTGATGTCCGGGGACTACGGCCTGGTCGCGGTCAACGAAGCGCTGCTGGCGGGGACGGAAGACGAGCGGGCCCGCCTGATGCGCGGCCGCGACATGCCGATCCTCGTGCCGTTCCCGGCCCCGAAGGCCCAGCTCGAGTCCGGGGAGGAGTACATCGCCCGGCTGGTCAAGGAGAACATCGGGTTCTACGTGAAGCTGAAGTAG
- a CDS encoding V-type ATP synthase subunit A produces the protein MASAGRIVKISGPAVIAEGIPGARMYDIVKVGQEGLLGEIIRLDGPTAFVQVYEDTSGLYVGEPVVSTGGPLMVELGPGMLNAIYDGVQRPLNVIQEREQTPFIRRGVVVHSIDRERTWEFEPGVAPGDEVGPGDVLGTVREFTFTHRILVPPDHRGGRIADVRAGSYTVEAPVVRFEDGSTLSMLHRWPVRQPRPVRRKLDPREPFLTGQRIFDVLFPIAMGGTAAIPGPFGSGKTVMQQSLAKWGNAQVIVYVGCGERGNEMTDVLVEFPELEDPLTGRPLMERTILVANTSNMPVAAREASIYVGVTMAEYFRDQGYSVALMADSTSRWAEALREISSRLEEMPAEEGYPPYLAAKLAAFYERAGRAVLVGKPERNGSITIIGAVSPPGGDLSEPVTQSTLRIVGTFWSLDASLANRRHFPAINWNRSYSLYAVGLERWYRENVAEDFVEARNEISALLAREAELLEIVQLVGPDALQDEQRLVVEVGKMIREDFLQQSAYSDVDAYCPPEKSYGMAKVILAFYHAASDALRRGAMTIDDLLNLPLQAEIARLKEVRREDWEARYTDIMNRIPQAFGAAVPAAATGA, from the coding sequence ATGGCCAGCGCTGGCCGAATCGTCAAGATCTCCGGCCCGGCGGTGATCGCCGAGGGGATTCCCGGGGCACGGATGTACGACATCGTGAAGGTCGGGCAAGAGGGGCTGCTCGGCGAGATCATCCGCCTCGACGGCCCGACGGCGTTCGTCCAGGTCTACGAGGACACCTCGGGCCTATACGTCGGCGAGCCGGTCGTGTCCACGGGCGGACCGCTGATGGTCGAGCTCGGCCCCGGGATGTTGAACGCGATCTACGACGGCGTCCAGCGCCCGCTGAACGTCATCCAAGAGCGCGAGCAAACCCCCTTCATCCGCCGCGGTGTGGTCGTCCACAGCATCGATCGGGAGCGCACGTGGGAGTTTGAGCCGGGGGTAGCACCCGGTGACGAGGTCGGCCCCGGGGACGTGCTGGGCACCGTAAGGGAGTTCACGTTCACGCACCGCATCCTCGTCCCGCCAGACCACCGCGGGGGCCGGATCGCCGACGTCCGGGCCGGTTCGTACACGGTCGAGGCACCCGTCGTCCGGTTCGAGGACGGATCCACACTCAGTATGCTGCACCGGTGGCCTGTGCGGCAGCCGCGGCCCGTCCGGCGCAAACTCGATCCACGCGAGCCGTTCCTGACTGGCCAGCGGATCTTCGACGTGCTGTTCCCGATTGCGATGGGCGGGACGGCGGCGATCCCGGGTCCGTTCGGATCCGGGAAGACCGTCATGCAGCAGTCGCTCGCCAAGTGGGGCAACGCGCAGGTGATCGTCTACGTCGGGTGCGGAGAGCGCGGAAACGAGATGACCGACGTCCTGGTCGAATTCCCGGAACTCGAAGACCCGCTCACCGGCCGTCCTTTGATGGAGCGCACCATCCTCGTCGCGAACACGTCGAACATGCCGGTGGCCGCCCGCGAGGCCTCGATCTACGTCGGCGTGACGATGGCCGAGTACTTCCGGGACCAGGGCTATTCGGTGGCGCTGATGGCCGACTCCACGAGCCGCTGGGCCGAAGCGCTGCGGGAGATCTCCTCGCGTCTGGAGGAGATGCCCGCCGAGGAAGGCTACCCGCCCTATTTGGCCGCGAAGCTGGCGGCGTTCTACGAGCGGGCCGGCCGCGCCGTGCTCGTCGGGAAGCCCGAGCGCAACGGATCGATCACGATCATCGGCGCCGTCTCCCCGCCGGGCGGCGACCTGTCCGAGCCGGTCACCCAGTCGACGCTGAGGATCGTGGGCACGTTCTGGTCGCTGGACGCCAGCCTGGCCAACCGCCGGCACTTCCCGGCGATCAACTGGAACCGCTCGTACAGCCTGTACGCGGTCGGGTTGGAGCGCTGGTATCGGGAGAACGTAGCCGAGGACTTCGTCGAAGCCCGCAACGAGATCTCCGCGCTGCTGGCGCGGGAGGCGGAGCTGCTCGAGATCGTCCAGCTCGTCGGTCCCGACGCGCTGCAGGACGAGCAGCGTCTGGTGGTCGAGGTCGGGAAGATGATCCGCGAGGACTTCCTGCAGCAGTCGGCCTACTCGGACGTAGACGCCTACTGCCCGCCCGAGAAGTCCTACGGCATGGCCAAGGTGATCCTCGCCTTCTACCACGCCGCCTCCGATGCGCTGCGCCGCGGGGCGATGACGATCGACGATCTGCTCAACCTGCCGCTGCAGGCGGAGATCGCGCGGCTGAAGGAAGTGAGGCGCGAAGACTGGGAAGCCCGCTATACGGACATCATGAACCGGATCCCGCAGGCGTTCGGGGCGGCGGTCCCCGCGGCGGCGACGGGGGCATGA
- a CDS encoding V-type ATP synthase subunit B, which translates to MELATKRYQSLSYISGPLLFVEGARDLSYGAIVNIHVGDGSVRGGQVIEVSEKTAVIQVFEETRGLDLATTSISLREDVARIGVSREMIGRRFNGLGEPIDGLPPIIPEKRVPVIGSPINPVAREKPAEFIQTGISTIDGLNTLVRGQKLPIFSGSGLPGNEIAAQIARQAKVPGQEEAFAVVFAAMGITQREASFFIEEFESTGALSRSVVFMNLADDPTIERLMTPRVALTTAEYLAFELDTHVLVILTDMTNYCEALREIGAAREEIPGRRGYPGYMYTDLATIYERAGKIRGKKGSITQIPILSMPDDDITHPIPDLTGYITEGQILLSRGLHRQGIYPPITPPGSLSRLMNNGIGKGRTREDHKQVSDQLYSAYANGLDLRRLVAIIGEEALTDLDRLYLKFAEEFERVFIGQGNTDRSIEETLTLGWGLLSVFPKTELKRLSQDHINKYYGAAMEEIWGRKGDRLSQM; encoded by the coding sequence ATGGAACTGGCGACGAAACGGTATCAGTCCCTCAGCTACATCTCGGGTCCGCTGCTGTTCGTGGAAGGTGCGCGCGACCTCTCCTACGGCGCGATCGTCAACATCCACGTCGGAGACGGCAGCGTGCGCGGCGGCCAGGTGATCGAGGTGTCCGAGAAGACCGCGGTCATCCAGGTGTTCGAGGAAACCCGCGGGCTGGACCTGGCGACGACCTCGATCAGCCTCCGCGAGGACGTGGCCCGCATCGGCGTCAGCCGTGAGATGATCGGCCGCCGGTTCAACGGGCTCGGGGAGCCGATCGACGGCCTGCCGCCGATCATCCCAGAAAAGCGCGTTCCCGTGATCGGTTCGCCCATCAACCCGGTGGCGCGCGAGAAGCCCGCGGAGTTCATCCAGACCGGGATCAGCACGATCGACGGCCTGAACACGTTGGTGCGGGGGCAGAAGTTGCCCATCTTCTCGGGATCGGGCCTGCCGGGCAATGAGATCGCCGCGCAGATCGCGCGGCAGGCGAAGGTCCCCGGACAAGAAGAGGCGTTCGCCGTCGTGTTCGCCGCGATGGGGATCACGCAGCGCGAAGCCTCGTTCTTCATCGAGGAGTTCGAGTCCACGGGTGCGCTGAGCCGTTCGGTGGTGTTCATGAACCTGGCCGACGATCCAACGATCGAACGGCTGATGACGCCGCGCGTGGCGCTGACGACCGCGGAGTACCTCGCGTTCGAGCTGGACACCCACGTGCTGGTGATCCTCACGGACATGACAAACTACTGCGAGGCGCTGCGCGAGATCGGCGCCGCGCGTGAGGAGATCCCCGGCCGTCGTGGGTATCCCGGGTACATGTACACCGACCTGGCCACGATCTACGAACGGGCGGGCAAGATCCGCGGGAAGAAGGGGTCGATCACCCAGATCCCGATCCTGTCGATGCCCGACGACGACATCACCCACCCGATCCCAGACCTCACCGGCTACATCACCGAGGGGCAGATCCTGTTGAGCCGGGGGCTGCACCGCCAGGGCATCTATCCGCCGATCACGCCCCCGGGATCCCTGTCACGGCTGATGAACAACGGGATCGGAAAGGGCCGGACGCGGGAGGACCACAAGCAGGTCTCCGACCAGCTCTACTCCGCCTACGCGAACGGGCTGGACCTGCGGCGGCTGGTGGCGATCATCGGCGAGGAAGCTCTGACCGACCTGGACCGGCTGTACCTGAAGTTCGCCGAAGAGTTCGAGCGCGTCTTCATCGGTCAGGGCAACACGGACCGGTCGATCGAGGAGACGCTGACGCTGGGATGGGGGCTGCTGTCGGTGTTCCCCAAGACCGAGCTCAAGCGGTTGAGCCAGGATCACATCAACAAGTACTATGGTGCGGCGATGGAGGAGATCTGGGGCCGAAAGGGAGATCGGTTGAGTCAGATGTGA
- a CDS encoding V-type ATP synthase subunit D — translation MQTLSPTRMNLLQRKNQLRIARQGVDLLKRKRDALVADFFNVVRQALAARERLNAACEKAYVVLSLAKAVEGRQALEAASMADSRRLLVNVEIHNIWGIKVPEVRAPEVRRPVLERGMNPAAVSARTIESADNFEEVVAAILEVASTEIKLRKIGEEIKKTTRRVNALEQIVIPRIQVEIRYINDVLEQRAREDVFRLKRIKKKLEAKHAAASP, via the coding sequence ATGCAGACGCTGAGTCCCACCCGCATGAACCTGCTGCAGCGCAAGAACCAGTTGCGCATCGCGCGGCAGGGCGTCGATCTGCTCAAGCGCAAGCGGGACGCGTTGGTGGCGGACTTCTTCAACGTGGTGCGCCAGGCGCTGGCCGCGCGCGAGCGGCTGAACGCGGCGTGCGAGAAGGCCTACGTCGTGCTGAGCCTGGCCAAGGCGGTCGAGGGGCGGCAGGCACTGGAGGCCGCGTCGATGGCGGACAGCCGGCGGCTGCTGGTGAACGTCGAGATCCACAACATCTGGGGAATCAAGGTGCCGGAAGTGCGTGCCCCGGAAGTCCGTCGGCCGGTGCTGGAACGCGGGATGAACCCCGCGGCGGTGAGCGCCCGCACCATCGAGAGCGCTGACAACTTCGAGGAAGTGGTGGCCGCGATCCTCGAGGTGGCCAGCACGGAGATCAAGCTGCGCAAGATCGGCGAGGAGATCAAGAAGACCACTCGTCGCGTCAACGCGCTGGAGCAAATCGTGATCCCGCGCATCCAGGTGGAGATCCGTTACATCAACGACGTGCTGGAGCAGCGGGCCCGCGAGGATGTCTTCCGGCTGAAGCGCATCAAGAAGAAGCTGGAAGCCAAACACGCAGCGGCCAGCCCGTGA